The stretch of DNA gcgctaaattgtacaatacctgtactatttggggtcccgatggaactttgatagcaaaacaccgaaaggtaagtaatatattcctttatggctttgaatttgaaaatattggggtgaagaaagtgactctatctaggaataatttaggaatatacatatgtacatacgtatactataaccaattctataatttacggtttataaaatacgttatgatacgggaaacgcccatttttgttgtaatgtgtttgttgttgtataaatttttcacatacttaaaatattattatacttattttttctcctttttaaacattattaaatgataagattttttaacaaaagaaagtgataaaaacgctgtcagttattaaataaaaaataattaaagtttaggagttggtaactttgatattaaattacaaaagttgcagcaatagaattagcgaccacatttttatgttattaggtacatctattcgacatcgacattcctaataagattacttttcgagagagtgattcactcagtcctggtaactccctaacgacgttcgatgtgaagggctgcaaaataggtattggcatttgctatgatattagattcgaggaaatggcacgcatttatcggaacaaaggtacagtaacttaatcgatcaatacttaactagcaaaaaattaaatatctttcttaaatatattctatataaaattaatataatctgtaactctgtataaaaagaagcttaatttaaaaaaaccagtatatttgctgaaaatgaaacaaataaaagaattaaaagcacaataagaggactgtcctcgcatattcagaaatgatggaatgtgaaccgtgcaactacgaagttaattggtattcggtggcttcatatttcctgcttctctgggttaggttgccaaatgctgatatatccagcggcattcaatatgaccactggaccactgcactggtcattacttcagcgtttcagagcgaatgataatcaattatacgttgcctgcatatcaccggctcgtgttccttaagcaagttacgtcgcatggggacatacacagttgaccaatccctggggaaagattctttacgatttggaaactcaagagaatatggcagtcaccgatatcggtaatttacagcttaaaattaaaagcgagagatccatgatgtaattaatttttagtctcgttaatttatcgatttagccatcttcctctgtatttgttgaatttattagtaagcattacttattacttcgtatgtttcttttttctatcagatctaaaagttgttgaggaagtaagacaagacgaaattttttgcatgtctgtagtaaaaagaaatcgaatctggtccgtcgtatcgagtagtccagtgattagggggtttcggtgtttgttgactcttttgctatatctgtcgctatattttgctatttcctctttgactgtaggtatcttgaggtcgcgatggatggtttcgttggtaacataccaaggtgcgtctattaaggctcttagcgttttcgattggaatcgttgtagtatttcgatgttggagttacttggacagcaacagctggtgatactgtcatacacctccatttataaactttcgaaaatcgatgtgaccttcaaactttagtgtattctgtttcacagcacaaaatgtttccgaaacgtacgtttattgttacaataaacttgactagtggctctgaaatactatccttgaaaaaacaatggggaaattggagcaaaagcagaaggaaataaacaaagaccttgttggttcgtaaaaataaaatatgctacaggaaaaactttttccaacggattgagatgcgacaagctttaaaagctatgacgcgaatcgagcgtttgtctacaagagcgcattttcggtggatatatatgtcggaatgacattggggatagggttgtcggtgtttgaggagtcttcattgaaggtagccatcgttgcggtgtaacgaagatacgatttattgacacaggtatgaataacacaggtttgacaatctaccacggcggtgagacgtccgcgacactagtgacaatggtctccggttcgataacgaatccgcggccaacgggatgacagatgggcgttctcgctgaatctaagtctgattcgtaaaaataattgctgagcgtaaagacgttactctttggtcgacgggagcgcgtaaaagaatgcccgtcccgtcccgatgatgccacagaggaaaactataatggggtgtgtctaaggacacgagatcatcggattcgtcgaggaaagccttcgtttaggaagtaagggaaattgacgttgctgctaattggtcaatctccatatcggtggttagaaaaagatggtagccgccctcgagggaaagttgctagtgggagacgtcgctcgttgaaaaatatgtctcccctatcttcccgtagttgggacaaagactgtttgtctgtttgaaggactttagttaactaaaccttaagatttataacgggccctcgggctagccgaacatgtactgcggagacgcatcgacatctggcaatcatcttactcgaagaatagggtctgcgtgtggcgagccacgggacagaaaccgtgggaatgtttactgtcgcgtgtcgccacgaatatttcttttaaggagagctatagaattactccatacctttgttaggcaaagcgttcatcccttgaccgcggctacgttgggcgacagactgtcacctcgagccaaagctcaccgtcactaatctcgaacaattacaatcggattgaataactacaatagtttagttacagttatagtagactttagattgcaatgttgcggggctatccaaaggttccggtgtcctttcatctccgacatatagatatacatgtatatgtgacgaaata from Bombus huntii isolate Logan2020A unplaced genomic scaffold, iyBomHunt1.1 ctg00000193.1, whole genome shotgun sequence encodes:
- the LOC126877579 gene encoding omega-amidase NIT2-A-like, whose amino-acid sequence is MPEIEGAKLYNTCTIWGPDGTLIAKHRKVHLFDIDIPNKITFRESDSLSPGNSLTTFDVKGCKIGIGICYDIRFEEMARIYRNKGCQMLIYPAAFNMTTGPLHWSLLQRFRANDNQLYVACISPARVP